The genomic segment CATCATTCCCAGCGGCCTTGTCTGGCGCGTCTTCGACACCCGCGCCGACAATAACGGCCAGCTCGCCATGGTCGCCAAGTCGGACGATGCCGACGCCACCCTCTCCTTGCCGCCCGGCCAGTACGTCGTGCACGTCGCCTATGGCCGCGCCCAGGCCAGCGACACCATCACCGTCAATCCGGGCGAGAACGACAAGACCATGGTGCTCGAAGCGGGTGCCCTGCGGCTCAATTCGGCCGTCACTGGCGACATCGCTATCCCCGTCAATCTCGAGCACTTCGATATCTTCTCGGGTGGCACCAGCGACGCCGACCGCACCCTCGTGGCCCAGAACGTCGCACCCAACGACACCGTCACCCTCAACGCGGGCACCTATCACGTCGTCTCCTATTTCGGGGACGTCAACGCGGTGGTGCGCGCCGACCTGCGCGTCGAACCCGGTCAATTGACCGAAGCCACGCTCTACCATCGCGCCAGCCAGATCTCGCTCAAGCTCGTCTCCGAAGCCGGCGGCGAGGCCATTGCCGACGTCGACTGGACCATCAAGTCCTCCGCGGGCGAGACCGTCTTCCAGGAGACCGGTGCATTTCCTGCCACAGTGCTCCAGGAAGGCGACTACACCGTCTTGGCCAAGCGGGGCGACACCGTCTACAACCGCGCCTTTCAGGTCGTCCCAGGGCAGCCGCGCGAAATCGAAGTCCTCACGTCGGTCTACTGACGTAATCTAGGCGTAACATCGCGCGCTAATCTGGCCCCAACCCAGGGGGTCCCGTCTATGCGCCTACTGCTTGTGGAGGACGAGGCTGAAATGGCCTCCGCCCTCAGCGCCGCCTTGCTCAAATACGACATGGTCATCGACCATGCGCCCAGCCTCGCCTTCGCCGAGGAAGCCATCGCCAACCGCGTCCATGACGCATTCCTGCTCGATCGCAACCTGCCCGATGGAGACGGCATCGACCTGATTCCCCTGATCCGCCAGGAAGTAGCGGGCGCCCCGGTCATCGTGCTCACCGCGCGCGGCTCGCTGGTCGACCGCATCACCGGGCTGGACCAGGGCGCGGACGATTACCTGCCCAAACCCTTCGCCGTGGAGGAGTTGCTGGCGCGCCTGCGCGCCGTCATGCGCCGCCCCAGCCAGATCGCCGTGAATGTCGGACGCGTGGGCAACCTCACCTACGATTTCTCCAACCGCCACGTCAGCATCAAGGACGAGCCCGTCGACCTGCCGCGCCGCGAGCTGCTGGTTCTGGAAACCCTCGTCCAGCGCACCGGCCGCACTGTACTGCGCTCCTCGCTCGAGGAGGCGGTCTACGGCTTTGACGACGACATCCAGTCCAATGCACTGGACGCCCATGTCTCGCGCCTGCGCCGCAAGCTCTCCGATGCCGGCGCCACGGTCGAGATCCACACCATTCGCGGGGTCGGTTACCTCATGAAGCAGGCGCGATGAACCCAGCCTCCAAGTTCTGGCGCGGTCTGCGCACCTATCAATGGTTCAAGCCCAACTCCCTCAAGCGCCGGCTCGTCTGGCGCCTTATGCTTTTGCACGGGATCACCTTCGTGGTGTTCACCGCCGCCATCTGGATCTTCATCATCTCGCTGGGCGGCAAGGCCGACCTCGTCGATGACAGCATGATCGACCACATCGCCGAGTCGCTCGTCCACGATGCCGACGGCAAGCTGGTGCTCGAAGATACCGACGGCATGAAATGGGTGCGAACCAACGAATACTGGTTCGTGGCGCGCGACAGCGAGGGCCAGACCGTTTCCGAGGGCACGCCGCCCGAGATGTTCCGGCCGGTGGTCGACAAGCTCGGCACGCTCGACTACGCCCAGATTCGCATCAAGGACGACCAGCCCGAGCAGGTGAACGTGCGCAAGCGCGACACCCGCGCCGGGCAGGTCTACATCGTCGTCGGCACCGACGCCTCGGTTTCCGCGCTGCTCGCGGTCGTGGTCGTTTCCCTGATTCTCTTCCTGCCCATCACCGCGCTGCTGGCCCTCGTCACGGGAATCGCGATTCCCTTGATCGTGCGCAAGTCGCTGCGCGGCGTCGCCCTGGCCGAAGCCGACGCCTCCAAGATCGACTTCGACCAGCGCGGCAAGCGCCTTTCGGTCGATCGCATCCCCTGGGAGGTCAAATCGCTGGTCGCCGCCGTCAACGACGCCCTTTCGCGGCTCGATGAGGGCTACGAGCGCCACAAGCGCTTCCTTGCCGACGCCGCTCACGAGCTCAAGACACCCATCGCCATCCTCCAGACCCGCATCGACGCTCTGCCCGAGAGCCAGGACAAGGGCCGGCTGATCGCCGACGTCTCCCGGCTCGGCGGCCTTGCCGAGCAACTGCTGGACCTCCAGCGCTTCCAGCACCAGCCGCCCGACTTCAAGGAAGTGGACCTGGTCGAGCTGGCGGGAAACGTCGTGGCCGACCTCGCGCCCATCGCCATCGCCGCCGGCTACAAGATCAGTTTCGATGCCGACCAGCGCCGCGTCCTCATCCAGGGCGATTGGGTTGCGCTGGAGCGCGCGCTCTCCAACCTCGTGCAGAACGCCATCGCCCATGGCGGCAATAGCGGCACGATCTCGGTCTATGTCGAGCGCTGCGGCACGATCGAGGTAAGCGACGGCGGCCCGGGCATCCCCGAGGAAGACCGCGACCGGATTTTCGAGCCCTTCTATCGCCTGCGCCCGATGACCGGCGGCCATGGCCTCGGCCTCAACCTGGCGCGCGACATCGCCAACCGGCACAACGGCCACATCTCGGTGACCGACGGGCCGGAGGGCGGCGCCAGTTTCAGGCTCAGTCTTCCAAGGACGGCATGAAGGAAGGGCGGCTCGACCGCCCTTTTTCGTTCCCTCAGCCACCCCAGCCGCATTGTGCCCGCGCCGCGCAATGCTCTCGCAATCTGAGGGGGCACAATGGGTCCTGTCAGTTCGCGCTGCCTCGGCAGCCGATCCTCCCATGCCCCTCGGAGTAATGAGTTATGCCCACGCCCCTCGCTCGTGTCCTCGTGCTCGGCGCCGCGCTCCTCCCCGCGCTCGCCGCCGCCCCTGCCCTGGCCCAGGACCGCTACGCGCAACCCTATTACGGTGCTTCCGACCCCTGGACCGGCTTCTATGCCGGTGTGCTCGGCGGCGTCAGCACCAAGGAACTGCCCAACGTCTTCGCCGGCAACAACCTGATGGGTGGCGTCGTGGCCGGCTACACCTCCTCCTTCGGCCCGGCCGTGCTTGGGGCTGAACTGGAAGGCACCTATACGCTGGGCAAGGAATACAGCCTGACCAGCAACGCCGCCCTCGCCCAGAGCTGGGCAGGCGTCGCCAAGCTCAAGGCCGGCGTCGCCTTCGACGACATCCTGCTCTATGGCACCGCCGGCTACGGCTGGGCGCGCCTCGACCCCAAGGGCAACGTCGCCTCCGACGCCCGCTGGGCCGGCGGCTTCACCTATGGCGGTGGCGCCGAATTCGCCTTCCGCAACGGCATGTCGATCAAGCTCGAATACACCCAGTCGCGCTACGACAACGTCGAATCTACCCTCGTGGGCGGCGCCAAGCGCACCGACAACCTCGTGAACCACGCGATCAAGGCCGGTTTCAACTACCGGTTCTGACGCCCTGCGGGAGCAGCAACATGGCTACGAAAGTCCCCGTGCTTCTTGCGACGCTGGCAGTCGTGCTGACCGGCATCCTCCCCGCGAACGCCGCCGAGTGGTACTCGGCCGACGATCGCTGGACCGCCTACTCGCTCCGCGATTGCCGCTATGTGCGCGACCGGTACGAGCGCAGGAACTGCGAGCGCTTCTTTCGCCCCGAAGCCAGCAAGGACGACGATATCGGCGCCGCCATCGGCATCGGCATCATCGGCCTGACCATCGGGGCCATCATCGCCGGCGCCGCCGCGGAACAGGACAAGTCCGCGGCCAAGAAGGAGCGCGACCGCTGGCTCGTCTACTGCTCGACCAAATATCGCAGCTTCGATCCGCAATCGGGCACGTTCCTGGCCCGAGACGGGCTGCGATATCCCTGCCGGTGACTCCGCCCCAATCCCCGTGGCACCGACAGGGATCCCTACCGACGTCGTGACCGGCCAGCCGGCCCGCCATGCGCGGCTCCAGAGGGTCTTGCTTACCGCCTGGAGCCGGTCGGCCGGCGCGATTTTCGGGGGGCGTGCTGCCGCCGTGGCCCCAGCCACGGCGGCAGTTCCTTGTGATCTCTACAAGATTGCGGAAACCATCATCGCAACCTGGGCCATATTTTTGCTGTTTCAAGGCTACGCAATGCTGCGTCCCGCTAGCTTTGGCTATTGAAGACAAGCATCCGGTGGCACAGATTGCGCCACAAATTCTGGCGAATGGAGAAAATTGCCATGCCGTTGACCAAGAGCGCGCCCCGCGTGAGCCTGCAAGCCCTGGCCGTAGCAGCAATGATGAGCGTGGCGCTCCCTGCCGCCGCCCTCGCCCAGGAGGCGCCCCGCACGCGCGAAAGCGCGCCGCGCGTCGAAAGCCCCGCAGCCGCTGCCGCAGCGACCGAGGCTGCCGGCGAAGCGAATTTCTCCATCGACATCCCCACGGTCGACACCGTCGATTCCAACATGGACGAGGCCACGATCCGCGCCATCCTCACCGGTGGCCTGGCTGATCACGCCACCGAGCTGGCCGGCCTCAACGCCAAGTCCATTTCCATCCCCGAGATCACCCTGAGCTATTCGATGCCGCCCATGGAAGGCAAGGCAGAGGCCGGCAAGGTGGTCTATTCGGACGTGGTGCTGACCGACGTCGTCAACGGCGTCGCCGCTTCCGTGGCCGTGGGCGGCGCCAGCGTCGATGCCGGCCCCGAGGGCTCGTTCACCTTCGGCAAGATGTCGACCGGCATGTTCGATATCGGCGGCATGCTGGCCTTCTACGGCATGGTTCCCGGCGCTTCCGCCGATCAGCCGCTCAAGACCATCTACAAGGATTTCAAGTTCGAGGGCGGCAAGTTCACCGCACCCGAAGCCACCTGCACGATCGGCGAGGCCTCGCTGGCCGAGTTCAAGGCACGCCCGCTCAAGACCTCGTTCTCGGACCTTATGGCCCTTGCCCAGGGCATGGAAGCGCGTGGCGACGACAAGCCCACTGCCGAGGAAATCTCGCAGATGGTTGCCTTCTATGCCGACTTCCTCAACGCCTTCGAATCCACGCCCTTCGAGTTCACGGGCCTTGATTGCACGGGCACGTCCGAAGACGGCAAGCCGGTAACGGTCGCCGTCGGCCCCATCACCATCGGCGGCTTCTCGAAGAATACCTATCCGCAGATCGAAGCCAAGGACATCAAGGTCAACGTCGAGGGCGACGGTTACCTCAACCTGGCCAGCGTCACCTTCAAGAGCTTCGACTTCTCCTCCACGCTGGCCGCGCTCGAGGAATCGGGCGGTGCCATCGATGACACCTGGCTCGAGGCCAATGGCCGCCGCCTCATCCCCTCCTTCGGCGGCTTTGCCTTCACGGGGCTGGACATGGACATGCCCGACACCGAAAGCCCGGGCGAGCGCATCCAGGCCTCTGTCGGCTCGTTCGACCTGTCGCTGGGCAACTACATCAACGGCGTCCCGGCCGACATCGCGTCCACGGCCAAGAACATCGTGGTCTCCCTGCCCGCCGATTCCGAAGATGAAGGCATCCAGCAGCTGCTGACGCTGGGCATCGACAAGATCGAGGCGGGTTACAACTTCGCGGCGACCTGGGACGAACCCAGCAACACCATCGCCATCAAGGATCTCTCCTTCGACGGCGCCAACCTGGGTGCACTGGCTCTCGCCGGCACCATCGGCAACGCCACCCCGGACCTCTTCGCCCTCGACAACAATACCGCCCTCTTCGCGGCCATGGGCCTGACGGTCAAGGACGCCAAGGTCGACGTCAAGGATGCCGGCTTGGCCGACATCGTGTTCCAGAAGATGGCGACCGAACAAGGCCAGACGGTCGATCAGGTCCGCAGCGCCCTCTCCGGTGTCGCTGGCGGCACCGCCCTCGCCCTGCTCGGCGGCGGGCCGGACGCCCAGAAGCTCTCGGGCGCCCTCGCCAGCTTCCTCACCGGCAACGCCAAGTCGCTCTCGGTCTCGGCCACCGCCAAGAACGAAGCGGGGCTGGGGCTGCCCGAGCTGAGCGCCCTGCAGTCCAACCCGATGGCGCTCTCCAGCCAGGTCACCGTCGACGCCACCGCCCAATAAACGGCGCGACCGGCAAACAAAAAAGGCCCGCTCCAGCGATGGAGCGGGCCTTTCTGATTCAGGGTCTGCGGTTTCAGGCCGCGGCGCGCTTGAGGTCGGGCGCCTGGGCTTCGGTCATCAGTTCGACGATGGCATCCATCGACGGCACGACCTTCTGGCCTTCGGTGCCGAGGCGGCGCACCGAGACGGTGCCCTCCTCTGCCTCACGCTTGCCCACCACGAACATCAGCGGCACCTTCTGCATGGAGTGCTCGCGGACCTTGTAGTTGATCTTCTCGTTGCGGGCGTCGAGTTCGGCGCGGATGCCGGCGGCGCGCAGCTGCTTGACCAGCTTTTCGGCATAGCCATCAGCTTCCGAGACGATGGTCGCCACCACGACCTGCGTCGGCGCCAGCCAGGCCGGCAGACGGCCGGCATAGCTCTCGAGCATCATGCCGATGAAGCGCTCCAGCGAGCCGAGAATGGCGCGATGGAGCATCACCGGACGCTGGCGCGAACCGTCTTCGGCCACGTACGAGGCGTCGAGGCGCTCCGGCAGCACGTAGTCGAGCTGCAGGGTGCCGCACTGCCAGGACCGGCCGATGGCGTCCTTGAGGTGGAACTCCAGCTTGGGCGCATAGAACGCGCCTTCGCCTTCGGCGATCTCGAAGTCATAGCCGGTGGCGCGCAGGGCATCGCCCAGCGCCTTCTCGGCCGCGTCCCAGCGCTCGATGGTGCCACCGAACTT from the Youhaiella tibetensis genome contains:
- a CDS encoding response regulator transcription factor — its product is MRLLLVEDEAEMASALSAALLKYDMVIDHAPSLAFAEEAIANRVHDAFLLDRNLPDGDGIDLIPLIRQEVAGAPVIVLTARGSLVDRITGLDQGADDYLPKPFAVEELLARLRAVMRRPSQIAVNVGRVGNLTYDFSNRHVSIKDEPVDLPRRELLVLETLVQRTGRTVLRSSLEEAVYGFDDDIQSNALDAHVSRLRRKLSDAGATVEIHTIRGVGYLMKQAR
- a CDS encoding sensor histidine kinase, which translates into the protein MNPASKFWRGLRTYQWFKPNSLKRRLVWRLMLLHGITFVVFTAAIWIFIISLGGKADLVDDSMIDHIAESLVHDADGKLVLEDTDGMKWVRTNEYWFVARDSEGQTVSEGTPPEMFRPVVDKLGTLDYAQIRIKDDQPEQVNVRKRDTRAGQVYIVVGTDASVSALLAVVVVSLILFLPITALLALVTGIAIPLIVRKSLRGVALAEADASKIDFDQRGKRLSVDRIPWEVKSLVAAVNDALSRLDEGYERHKRFLADAAHELKTPIAILQTRIDALPESQDKGRLIADVSRLGGLAEQLLDLQRFQHQPPDFKEVDLVELAGNVVADLAPIAIAAGYKISFDADQRRVLIQGDWVALERALSNLVQNAIAHGGNSGTISVYVERCGTIEVSDGGPGIPEEDRDRIFEPFYRLRPMTGGHGLGLNLARDIANRHNGHISVTDGPEGGASFRLSLPRTA
- a CDS encoding outer membrane protein produces the protein MPTPLARVLVLGAALLPALAAAPALAQDRYAQPYYGASDPWTGFYAGVLGGVSTKELPNVFAGNNLMGGVVAGYTSSFGPAVLGAELEGTYTLGKEYSLTSNAALAQSWAGVAKLKAGVAFDDILLYGTAGYGWARLDPKGNVASDARWAGGFTYGGGAEFAFRNGMSIKLEYTQSRYDNVESTLVGGAKRTDNLVNHAIKAGFNYRF
- a CDS encoding BA14K family protein, whose translation is MATKVPVLLATLAVVLTGILPANAAEWYSADDRWTAYSLRDCRYVRDRYERRNCERFFRPEASKDDDIGAAIGIGIIGLTIGAIIAGAAAEQDKSAAKKERDRWLVYCSTKYRSFDPQSGTFLARDGLRYPCR